The following coding sequences are from one Gimesia sp. window:
- a CDS encoding efflux RND transporter periplasmic adaptor subunit, whose protein sequence is MKHVLYTMLLTAGCSLGYAGTTLLAEDKATEKKATEKKPTANPEAAISVGECRIKLIDRVILGSDRPGVLEFVEPNEGERVTKGQVIAGLKSDALKAARRTAEKKATNDIEIRYSKKARDTAYVELEMNKDINRRVPNTISVLDIKRLTLNAEKSDLQIEQAELEFDMNKLQLNEIDAQLEEMKVVAPFDGIVTKKFRSTGEVVRHGDEVLELVSTNRVKVEGYVNIQDTWKFHVGTPVEVQLDIHGVRLPVENETFNGKITFIDVEVEPIHGKSIRVWAEVENPENILKAGYMATMKILPDKSEPKVAQGSPAKTIED, encoded by the coding sequence ATGAAACACGTGTTGTACACAATGCTGCTGACCGCAGGATGCAGTCTCGGATATGCGGGAACGACCCTGCTGGCCGAAGACAAAGCCACCGAAAAGAAAGCCACCGAAAAGAAACCGACTGCAAACCCCGAAGCCGCCATCTCCGTTGGTGAGTGCCGGATTAAACTGATCGACCGCGTCATCCTCGGTAGTGATCGTCCCGGCGTGCTCGAGTTTGTCGAACCCAACGAAGGGGAGCGAGTCACAAAGGGCCAGGTGATCGCAGGCTTAAAAAGCGATGCCCTGAAGGCAGCCCGCCGGACAGCAGAGAAGAAGGCCACCAACGATATTGAAATTCGCTATTCCAAGAAGGCGCGGGACACCGCCTACGTCGAACTGGAAATGAACAAGGATATCAATCGACGGGTTCCCAACACGATTTCCGTACTCGATATCAAACGCCTGACCCTGAACGCAGAAAAAAGCGATCTGCAGATCGAACAGGCAGAGCTGGAATTCGATATGAATAAGCTGCAACTCAATGAAATCGACGCCCAACTGGAAGAAATGAAAGTGGTCGCTCCCTTTGACGGCATCGTCACCAAAAAATTCCGTTCGACTGGCGAAGTCGTCCGTCACGGCGATGAAGTCCTGGAACTGGTCAGCACCAACCGGGTCAAAGTGGAAGGTTATGTGAATATCCAGGATACCTGGAAGTTTCATGTGGGAACGCCCGTCGAAGTCCAGCTGGACATTCATGGTGTCCGTCTGCCGGTTGAGAACGAAACCTTCAACGGCAAAATTACCTTTATCGATGTCGAAGTCGAACCCATTCACGGTAAATCAATTCGGGTCTGGGCCGAAGTCGAAAATCCGGAAAACATTCTCAAAGCAGGCTACATGGCCACGATGAAGATTCTGCCGGATAAATCAGAACCCAAAGTGGCGCAGGGAAGCCCGGCAAAAACAATTGAGGACTAA
- a CDS encoding biotin/lipoyl-binding protein codes for MSTLSESMTSSTERPIPLSVRDDIISKWIHYKGLGYWVIKDPVSLKYTRLHPEQYYILNLLNGERSPEEIRDEVHRQYPTLLLSISEIQQLISDLYRKGLLTSGRPGQGVTLIKQYREETKKKFFSTAKNLLYLRLPGWDPETTLQKMYPYVKWMWKPWATTMFALLILSSWILIGVQFEAFRSRLPEFQQFFGWPNLIYMWFVLGAAKVVHEFGHGLSCKHYNGECHGMGIMFLVFSPCLYCDVSDSWMLRNKWQRIIIGGAGMYIEVIMSAIAVWIWWFTKPGLLNHLALNLFFISTVTTVIFNANPLMRFDGYYMMSDLLEIPNLRQKADKHLRDTFAWYCLGIESQRDPFMPETGKFWFILYAVSAAVYRWFIMFGITLFLYTVLKPYDLQSIGITLAVISVVSFIGGIIYNIYKIIAAPRTEPMNYFKVSATVTVAVALILGILLIPVPMHFEAPFVVEGYDVKDVYTTEPGRLEQVYVEPGQQVKQGQLLARIVNIEKEDKLYQLKEIERKVQEDEIYKYRALGDQAGVKVAKEKLATIDEQIAEIEEQLKHMEVIAPISGKVVAPARKPEPKLSDSRKRLSGWYGTPLDPRNADCYLDKGTHMLSIAPEERFQAVLYIDQEYRNDFQIDQQVELKMEHLPEKIYTSKIERVAHGHRDYVPPTLSNKMGGELPTVTDKDGNEKLTSTAYQAIVPLEEDVFLFRTNMRGKARFLVSQLTTGQWLWRYFRKTFHFRL; via the coding sequence ATGAGTACTCTTAGCGAATCCATGACATCCTCAACGGAACGACCGATTCCGCTGAGCGTGCGCGATGATATAATCAGCAAGTGGATTCATTATAAAGGACTGGGTTACTGGGTTATCAAAGACCCGGTCTCCCTGAAATACACGCGGCTGCATCCCGAGCAGTACTACATTCTGAATCTACTCAATGGAGAACGCAGTCCGGAAGAGATTCGTGACGAAGTTCACCGACAGTATCCCACCCTGTTACTTTCCATCTCTGAAATCCAGCAGTTGATTTCGGACCTGTATCGTAAAGGGCTGCTGACCAGCGGACGTCCGGGACAGGGGGTGACCCTGATCAAGCAGTATCGTGAAGAGACGAAGAAGAAATTCTTCTCCACCGCGAAAAACCTGCTCTATCTCCGGCTGCCTGGCTGGGACCCGGAAACGACGCTGCAGAAGATGTATCCCTATGTGAAATGGATGTGGAAACCCTGGGCGACAACCATGTTCGCTCTGCTGATCCTGTCCTCATGGATTCTGATCGGCGTGCAGTTCGAAGCGTTTCGCAGTCGACTCCCGGAATTTCAGCAGTTTTTTGGCTGGCCCAACCTGATTTACATGTGGTTCGTGCTTGGAGCGGCGAAAGTCGTTCACGAGTTCGGGCACGGTCTCTCCTGCAAGCATTATAACGGGGAATGTCACGGGATGGGGATCATGTTCCTCGTCTTCAGCCCCTGCCTGTATTGTGATGTCTCCGATTCCTGGATGCTGCGAAATAAATGGCAGCGAATCATCATCGGCGGGGCCGGGATGTATATCGAAGTCATCATGTCCGCCATCGCGGTCTGGATCTGGTGGTTTACCAAACCGGGCCTCCTGAATCACCTGGCTTTGAACCTGTTCTTTATCTCCACCGTGACCACCGTGATTTTCAACGCGAACCCGTTGATGCGGTTTGACGGTTATTACATGATGAGTGACCTGCTGGAAATCCCCAATCTGAGGCAGAAGGCTGATAAGCACCTCCGCGATACATTCGCCTGGTACTGCCTGGGAATTGAATCGCAGCGGGACCCCTTTATGCCGGAAACCGGTAAATTCTGGTTCATCCTGTATGCGGTTTCTGCGGCGGTCTACCGCTGGTTCATCATGTTCGGGATCACTTTGTTCCTGTATACCGTCCTGAAACCCTACGACCTGCAGAGTATCGGTATCACTCTGGCAGTGATCTCTGTCGTCTCATTCATTGGTGGGATTATCTATAACATTTACAAAATCATTGCAGCTCCAAGGACCGAACCCATGAATTACTTCAAAGTCTCAGCGACTGTGACTGTGGCTGTCGCTTTGATCCTGGGAATCCTCCTGATCCCAGTTCCCATGCATTTTGAGGCACCTTTCGTTGTCGAAGGTTACGATGTGAAAGATGTCTACACCACTGAGCCGGGCAGACTGGAACAGGTCTATGTCGAACCCGGACAGCAGGTCAAACAGGGACAACTGCTCGCGCGGATCGTCAACATCGAGAAAGAAGACAAACTGTACCAGTTGAAAGAAATTGAACGTAAAGTTCAGGAAGACGAGATCTACAAATATCGCGCACTGGGAGATCAGGCAGGCGTCAAGGTTGCCAAGGAAAAACTGGCGACCATTGATGAGCAGATTGCCGAGATCGAAGAACAGCTCAAACATATGGAAGTCATTGCACCCATCAGTGGGAAAGTGGTCGCCCCGGCTCGCAAACCGGAGCCCAAATTATCGGACTCCCGCAAACGGCTTTCCGGCTGGTACGGGACTCCCCTTGATCCCCGCAATGCCGACTGCTATCTCGACAAAGGGACGCATATGCTGAGTATTGCTCCGGAAGAACGTTTCCAGGCCGTGCTCTATATCGATCAGGAATACCGCAACGATTTCCAGATCGACCAGCAGGTGGAACTCAAAATGGAACACCTGCCGGAGAAAATCTACACATCGAAAATCGAACGGGTCGCTCACGGGCACCGGGATTATGTCCCTCCCACGCTCTCGAATAAAATGGGAGGCGAACTGCCTACGGTAACGGACAAAGACGGCAACGAAAAACTGACCAGTACTGCGTACCAGGCGATCGTACCGCTGGAAGAGGATGTCTTCCTGTTCCGGACCAACATGCGGGGTAAAGCGCGATTCCTGGTAAGTCAGCTGACGACCGGCCAGTGGCTCTGGCGCTACTTCCGAAAAACATTCCACTTCCGTCTCTGA
- a CDS encoding sulfotransferase: protein MNSIIAEAVQLLQQNQPLKAAEILSPYYYANLDNPRFLHFYALAKSQSGEHRVGVDLLNKAIELQPQVAEYHHNLAAIYRLIGEFQLSEDHYLTALRLKPDYAEAYFNYSATRKFTADDPVIELIEQQAARNDLSDEDRCFLGFAGGKIFNDIKDYEKAFTYYEMGNRCRNAKFDVEEFRKGIDRTIEVFSAETIRELSQHGLQTDLPVFIIGMPRTGTTLVEQILSSHPQVHGAGELSDISSIASTLPRHTPGQTPYPECIHQLPTNAFSGFGQAYLKRLRTFDSHASRIINKMPGNFLHLGLITILFPQAKVIHCRRDPLDTCLSCYFQRFRQWHDYSHDLKDLGRYYLEYERLMEHWQQVLPQKPYELAYADLVQNQEAISRELVEFIGVDWDDQCLDFHANQRPVTTASNWQVRRPMNRSGLERWKNYDQYLGGLRQVLAGEENTGEEN from the coding sequence ATGAACAGCATTATCGCGGAAGCGGTCCAGTTACTGCAGCAGAATCAGCCGTTAAAAGCAGCGGAAATCTTAAGCCCTTACTATTATGCGAATCTGGATAACCCCCGGTTCCTGCATTTCTATGCCCTGGCGAAATCACAGTCAGGCGAGCACCGTGTGGGGGTGGATCTACTCAACAAAGCCATCGAACTGCAACCGCAGGTGGCCGAATACCATCACAACCTGGCTGCCATTTACAGACTGATTGGTGAGTTCCAGCTGTCTGAAGATCACTACCTGACCGCCCTGCGGCTGAAGCCCGATTATGCAGAGGCTTATTTCAATTACTCCGCCACCAGGAAATTTACCGCCGACGATCCGGTGATCGAACTGATTGAACAGCAGGCAGCCCGAAATGACCTGAGTGACGAAGATCGCTGCTTCCTCGGTTTTGCCGGCGGAAAGATCTTTAACGACATCAAAGATTACGAAAAGGCATTCACCTACTATGAAATGGGGAATCGCTGTCGAAATGCGAAGTTTGATGTAGAAGAGTTTCGAAAGGGAATTGACCGCACAATCGAAGTCTTCTCTGCAGAGACAATTCGGGAGCTGTCTCAACACGGTTTGCAGACAGACCTGCCGGTTTTCATCATTGGAATGCCTCGCACAGGGACGACCCTGGTCGAGCAGATCCTTTCCAGTCATCCGCAAGTACACGGTGCAGGCGAGCTGAGTGACATCTCCAGTATCGCCAGTACCCTGCCGCGACATACTCCCGGGCAGACACCGTATCCCGAGTGCATCCATCAGTTGCCCACCAATGCGTTCTCCGGATTTGGACAGGCATATCTGAAGCGTCTCCGCACGTTCGACTCACATGCCAGTCGCATCATCAACAAAATGCCTGGGAATTTTCTTCATCTCGGGCTCATTACAATTCTGTTTCCTCAGGCGAAAGTCATTCACTGCCGGCGCGATCCCCTCGATACCTGTCTCTCCTGCTATTTTCAGCGGTTTCGCCAGTGGCACGACTACTCACATGATCTCAAAGATCTGGGGCGATACTACCTCGAGTACGAGCGCTTGATGGAGCACTGGCAACAGGTTCTACCTCAGAAGCCTTACGAACTGGCATACGCTGACCTCGTTCAGAATCAGGAAGCCATCTCGCGGGAACTGGTTGAATTCATCGGCGTCGACTGGGATGATCAGTGCCTGGACTTTCATGCCAATCAGCGTCCTGTGACGACCGCAAGTAACTGGCAGGTAAGGCGTCCCATGAACCGTTCCGGCCTGGAGCGGTGGAAGAATTACGATCAGTATCTGGGCGGCTTACGTCAGGTGCTGGCCGGTGAAGAAAACACCGGCGAAGAGAACTGA
- a CDS encoding HEAT repeat domain-containing protein, translating to MKLPCSASMFPGVFRLAVVLCLTLGLCHSAQEVRADLIKLKQGGEIRGKLLKESAGGETTRTIETLSGGRISVDAQQIEFVTNRPLVIEEYESRAHQIEDTVEAHLELSEWCRENFLTTPRLQELEKVIELDPDHEQARAALGYTLRDGQWMTRDQIMRKNGYVKYKGRYVSSAELELLEKNQADLEAERAWSKKINLWVTWLTSQNPQYQSEGLQNIQNINDPNAVAGLARNLGKHENLSLRSLLVTTLQQIPGHLPLRPLAELALTDPHQAIRDAALQALSARDASQAIVFFIEALKHKSNLIVQRAGAGLAAIGDREVVPELIDALTTSHTYRVRVPDATSTYSFNSNGSFGGSGVVLPPEIEAGLLAGRYPNGVIVLPSQQPKVRMRTVSVKHVHQNSAVLDALQKLTEQNFGYNQRLWRLWWSSVENQTGIIPAIP from the coding sequence ATGAAACTCCCCTGCTCCGCTTCGATGTTTCCAGGTGTTTTCAGACTGGCGGTGGTCCTGTGTTTGACACTGGGACTGTGCCATTCAGCGCAAGAGGTTCGCGCTGATCTGATCAAGCTGAAACAGGGGGGAGAAATTCGCGGTAAGCTGCTGAAAGAGAGCGCTGGCGGTGAGACCACACGCACCATCGAAACGCTGAGCGGAGGCCGCATCAGCGTTGATGCTCAGCAGATTGAGTTCGTTACGAACCGTCCCCTGGTGATTGAAGAATATGAATCCAGGGCTCACCAGATAGAGGACACTGTCGAAGCCCATCTGGAGCTTTCGGAATGGTGTCGCGAAAATTTCCTGACGACGCCTCGTCTACAGGAGCTGGAAAAAGTGATCGAGCTTGATCCCGATCATGAGCAAGCACGAGCAGCCCTGGGATATACCTTACGTGATGGCCAATGGATGACCCGCGACCAGATCATGCGGAAAAACGGCTATGTGAAGTACAAGGGCCGCTATGTTTCATCTGCAGAACTGGAACTGCTGGAAAAAAATCAGGCGGACCTGGAAGCAGAACGTGCCTGGAGCAAAAAAATCAATCTGTGGGTTACCTGGCTCACCAGCCAGAATCCGCAATATCAGTCCGAGGGACTGCAGAACATCCAGAATATCAACGACCCTAACGCGGTCGCCGGTCTGGCCAGGAACCTGGGCAAACATGAGAATCTGAGCCTGCGGTCACTGCTGGTGACGACTTTGCAGCAGATCCCCGGACACCTGCCGTTGCGACCGCTGGCAGAACTGGCACTGACAGATCCGCATCAGGCCATTCGCGATGCGGCACTGCAGGCGCTTTCCGCACGCGATGCGTCTCAGGCGATTGTCTTCTTCATTGAAGCGTTGAAGCACAAATCGAATCTGATCGTCCAGCGGGCTGGAGCGGGACTGGCGGCGATTGGAGATCGGGAGGTTGTCCCTGAACTGATTGACGCCCTGACGACCAGCCATACTTACCGGGTTCGTGTTCCAGATGCCACTTCGACGTACAGTTTCAACAGCAATGGATCGTTCGGCGGTTCAGGTGTTGTGCTGCCACCTGAGATAGAAGCGGGACTACTGGCGGGACGTTATCCCAACGGGGTGATCGTCCTGCCCTCACAGCAACCCAAGGTCCGCATGCGTACCGTCTCAGTCAAACATGTCCACCAGAACAGCGCGGTGCTGGATGCCCTGCAGAAGTTGACCGAACAGAATTTCGGTTATAACCAGCGGCTGTGGCGACTCTGGTGGTCATCGGTTGAAAACCAGACGGGAATCATCCCTGCAATTCCGTGA
- a CDS encoding PQQ-binding-like beta-propeller repeat protein, translated as MSGWKMPKYLILALLVMGLCSENLQAQRLNESSVGLTVPTQRSLVKHNLERVWWGQATVDPHRDRIVHLTLDEINIYAISTSGIITAFNNETGKKLWSTQMGRGNNASYPPVSNSKYVFITVGTKIYSIDRMNGEIDWELQLPTSASTSPTVDEDALYVGTLDGRVYAWNLRKLKELSGESKLPAWRDLAIRWTFQTGDAITTPSLVTPRALVFASQDGSLYSVTLSDRKLTYQFETDAPIATDLAENKNSVYLASEDQNLYCLNILNGIVRWRIRTSFPIRIPVMVLENEVYLSSRKSGLFQLSSETGMEEWWQPLGSTFISMSPTRVYATDELGNLLVLSRKDGALLSAVPLRKYQVKLMNELNDRIFCASESGVILCLKQKDLPFPIRFKHQDKYPILPEVAPEPAADNANTEAPATENPVQ; from the coding sequence ATGTCTGGTTGGAAGATGCCCAAGTATTTGATTCTGGCGCTACTGGTTATGGGGCTGTGCTCTGAAAATCTGCAGGCGCAACGCTTAAACGAATCATCCGTGGGACTGACGGTTCCAACCCAGCGTTCGCTGGTCAAGCATAATCTGGAACGGGTCTGGTGGGGCCAGGCCACAGTGGACCCTCACCGGGACCGCATCGTGCATCTGACACTGGATGAAATTAATATCTACGCGATTTCCACTTCCGGGATCATCACTGCGTTCAATAATGAAACGGGAAAGAAGCTCTGGTCGACACAGATGGGGCGGGGGAATAACGCCAGTTATCCGCCGGTTTCCAATTCAAAATACGTGTTCATCACGGTCGGAACGAAGATCTATTCCATCGATCGGATGAATGGTGAGATCGACTGGGAACTGCAACTTCCCACATCAGCTTCTACCAGCCCGACCGTTGACGAAGACGCACTTTACGTTGGCACACTGGATGGTCGTGTCTATGCCTGGAATCTGCGAAAACTGAAAGAGTTGAGCGGCGAATCCAAATTACCTGCCTGGCGTGATCTTGCCATTCGCTGGACCTTCCAGACAGGCGATGCCATTACGACTCCTTCGCTTGTGACTCCTCGCGCTCTCGTATTTGCCAGTCAGGATGGATCGCTGTATTCCGTCACCTTGTCCGATCGGAAGCTGACGTATCAGTTTGAAACCGACGCACCGATTGCCACCGATCTGGCAGAAAATAAAAATAGTGTATACCTCGCTTCCGAGGATCAGAATCTGTATTGCCTGAATATTCTGAATGGTATTGTCCGCTGGAGAATCCGGACCTCATTTCCGATCCGCATTCCGGTCATGGTTCTGGAGAACGAAGTCTATCTCTCTTCACGCAAGAGCGGCCTGTTCCAGCTCTCCAGTGAAACCGGTATGGAAGAATGGTGGCAGCCATTGGGTTCGACCTTTATTTCCATGTCACCCACTCGGGTTTATGCGACGGATGAACTGGGGAATCTGCTCGTGCTGTCCCGCAAGGACGGAGCACTGCTCTCTGCAGTTCCTCTGCGAAAGTATCAGGTCAAGCTCATGAACGAATTGAACGACCGTATTTTCTGTGCTTCTGAATCAGGCGTCATTCTCTGTCTCAAACAGAAAGATCTGCCGTTCCCGATTCGCTTCAAGCACCAGGATAAATACCCGATTCTGCCCGAAGTGGCTCCCGAACCTGCTGCGGATAATGCGAATACTGAAGCTCCGGCGACTGAAAACCCTGTGCAGTAG
- the purH gene encoding bifunctional phosphoribosylaminoimidazolecarboxamide formyltransferase/IMP cyclohydrolase yields the protein MSDSYPRRALVSVSDKSGLDDFVKGLAELGFEFISTGGTRRYLEEQGVNVIDISTYTGFPEIMDGRVKTLHPKVHGAILGRPDLPSDAASIKEFEIVPFELVVCNLYPFEATIAKPDVTLSEAIEQIDIGGPSMVRSAAKNHAYVGIVTNQSQYDRVLDALKSGPLTPEFRLELSAAAFEMTARYDRAVANFMASVLPAEADSQSRFPESVSISLEKRDQLRYGENPHQGAAFYAEQNPPAASVAQAEQLNGKELSYNNYLDLDAALQIASDFDQPAAVVIKHTNPCGCATAETLAEAFEKAYAGDPVSAFGSILSFNRPVDQATAEKLCEPNRFIEAIIAPDYEPAAFELLTTKPKWKKNVRLMKCPMMQEPAEPSLDYRRVSGGLLVQEKDELRDDKSDWKVVTEREPTPEELNSLSFGWVVCRHVKSNAIVIAKDEMLLGAGAGQMSRLDSSYIAAYKAGDRSQGSIVASDAFFPFRDGVDEAAKAGVTAIIQPGGSVRDEEVIAACNEHNIAMIFTGRRHFKH from the coding sequence ATGAGCGATTCTTATCCGCGTCGGGCGTTGGTCAGTGTCAGTGACAAATCGGGTCTGGATGATTTTGTCAAAGGTCTGGCTGAACTGGGTTTTGAGTTTATCTCCACGGGGGGCACACGCCGTTACCTCGAAGAGCAGGGAGTCAATGTCATTGACATCTCTACTTACACGGGCTTCCCTGAGATCATGGATGGACGCGTCAAGACTCTGCATCCCAAGGTCCATGGTGCCATTCTGGGACGTCCCGATCTCCCCAGCGATGCGGCTTCGATCAAAGAGTTTGAAATCGTGCCATTCGAACTGGTGGTCTGTAATCTGTATCCTTTTGAAGCCACCATTGCCAAACCAGATGTGACCCTGTCCGAGGCCATTGAACAGATTGATATCGGCGGGCCCAGCATGGTTCGTTCCGCTGCTAAGAATCATGCCTATGTCGGCATCGTGACCAATCAGTCGCAGTATGATCGCGTGCTTGATGCACTCAAATCTGGTCCGCTGACTCCCGAATTTCGACTGGAACTCTCTGCTGCTGCGTTTGAAATGACTGCACGCTATGATCGGGCGGTTGCCAACTTCATGGCTTCGGTTTTGCCTGCAGAAGCAGATTCACAAAGCCGTTTCCCCGAATCGGTCAGCATCAGCCTGGAGAAGCGGGATCAGCTGCGCTACGGCGAGAACCCTCACCAGGGAGCCGCTTTCTACGCCGAACAGAATCCGCCGGCAGCCAGCGTCGCTCAGGCAGAGCAGTTGAACGGTAAAGAACTGTCCTATAATAATTACCTGGACTTGGATGCCGCCCTGCAGATCGCCAGTGATTTTGATCAGCCAGCCGCTGTGGTTATTAAACACACCAATCCCTGTGGTTGTGCCACTGCAGAGACGCTCGCTGAAGCATTCGAAAAAGCCTATGCTGGAGACCCGGTCAGTGCCTTCGGTTCCATTTTGAGTTTCAATCGTCCCGTCGATCAGGCGACGGCAGAAAAACTCTGCGAACCCAATCGGTTCATCGAAGCCATCATCGCCCCGGATTATGAACCCGCGGCTTTCGAACTGCTGACCACAAAGCCTAAATGGAAAAAGAATGTCCGCCTGATGAAGTGCCCGATGATGCAGGAGCCGGCTGAACCCAGCCTGGACTATCGTCGTGTATCCGGCGGTCTGCTGGTGCAGGAAAAAGATGAACTGCGTGACGATAAGAGCGACTGGAAAGTCGTCACAGAACGCGAGCCCACGCCAGAAGAACTCAACAGTTTGAGCTTTGGCTGGGTTGTCTGCCGCCACGTGAAATCGAATGCGATCGTCATTGCCAAAGATGAAATGCTGCTCGGAGCCGGAGCAGGGCAGATGAGTCGTCTCGATTCATCCTACATCGCCGCTTACAAAGCCGGTGATCGGAGCCAGGGTTCAATCGTCGCCTCAGATGCGTTCTTCCCCTTCCGCGACGGTGTGGATGAAGCTGCCAAAGCAGGCGTGACCGCCATTATTCAGCCGGGTGGTTCCGTGCGGGATGAAGAAGTCATCGCGGCCTGCAATGAGCACAACATCGCGATGATCTTTACCGGTCGCCGTCATTTCAAACATTAA
- a CDS encoding arylsulfatase, translating to MNRMLLRSCLLLALLLSCSVLWGFDNSDQRPNIILVMADDLGWSDIGCYGGEIDTPHIDSLSRDGMRFTQFYNNAICGPTRASLLTGLYCQQTGHRGDRWNEPKNFDVCVTFGEVLQQAGYRTMMVGKWQGRDSALDRGFHRFYGPMCQGKISYFHEVAQNPYYLDRKRIELPDDFYLTDALNDHALQFLQEGLAGEQPFLLYVAHIAPHWPLHAREQEIARYREQYLTLGWDQVRARRFAHQRSTGLIPQEWELAPQAASIRNWSEEPNQRWQAERMAVYAAQVKSIDRGLGQLLRALKEADAAENTLVIFLSDNGAAPDGGLAPSQSGMGFSEKRPNKNWRRDQVPIKPGSGPDHMPGPHDTFAAYGLAWATTSNTPFRGTKLEGYDGGIRTPLIVRWPKVIQQGGTVTRQTGHVMDFMPTFLDVARAEYPQEFQGRHPLPIEGHSLLPIFEGKLRKPYSELCWDLPRQQSIISGDWKAIRPRQQPTKWELYNLKDDGTETTNLAAQHPEKVESLSRRYAAWHKRVNAK from the coding sequence ATGAACCGAATGTTGCTCCGCTCCTGCCTGTTGTTAGCTCTGCTCCTCAGCTGTTCTGTTTTGTGGGGATTTGATAATTCTGATCAGCGTCCCAACATCATACTTGTCATGGCAGATGACCTGGGCTGGTCTGATATTGGCTGCTACGGAGGTGAAATCGATACGCCCCACATCGACAGCCTGTCTCGTGACGGCATGCGTTTCACTCAGTTTTATAACAATGCCATCTGTGGCCCGACCCGAGCTTCTCTGTTGACAGGGCTTTACTGTCAGCAGACAGGTCATCGTGGAGACCGCTGGAACGAACCCAAGAATTTTGACGTCTGCGTGACATTTGGTGAAGTCCTGCAACAGGCCGGGTATCGGACGATGATGGTCGGAAAGTGGCAGGGCAGAGACTCCGCCCTCGATCGGGGATTTCATCGTTTTTATGGACCAATGTGCCAGGGTAAAATCAGCTACTTTCATGAAGTTGCTCAGAATCCGTATTACCTGGATCGCAAACGAATCGAACTACCCGACGATTTTTACCTGACTGATGCCCTCAATGATCACGCACTGCAGTTTCTTCAGGAAGGTCTGGCTGGCGAACAACCGTTTCTGCTGTATGTCGCCCATATCGCTCCACACTGGCCCCTGCATGCCCGGGAACAGGAAATCGCCCGCTACCGTGAACAATACCTGACACTGGGCTGGGATCAGGTTCGTGCCCGTCGTTTTGCACATCAACGGTCAACCGGACTGATTCCACAGGAATGGGAGTTAGCACCTCAGGCAGCCAGCATTCGCAACTGGTCCGAAGAGCCAAATCAACGCTGGCAGGCAGAACGGATGGCCGTGTATGCAGCCCAGGTGAAATCGATAGACCGTGGCCTGGGACAATTGCTGCGTGCTCTGAAAGAGGCGGACGCAGCAGAAAATACGCTGGTCATTTTTCTGTCTGACAATGGTGCCGCCCCCGATGGTGGACTGGCTCCCTCACAGAGTGGCATGGGATTCAGTGAGAAACGACCCAACAAAAACTGGCGACGCGACCAGGTGCCGATCAAACCGGGCAGTGGTCCTGATCACATGCCTGGACCCCATGATACCTTTGCCGCCTACGGTCTGGCCTGGGCGACGACCAGCAATACGCCTTTCCGGGGAACGAAACTGGAAGGTTACGATGGTGGTATCCGCACGCCACTCATCGTACGCTGGCCCAAGGTCATCCAGCAGGGAGGTACCGTCACCAGACAGACGGGACATGTGATGGACTTTATGCCCACATTTCTGGATGTTGCCCGAGCCGAGTATCCCCAGGAGTTTCAAGGGCGCCACCCTCTGCCCATCGAAGGTCACAGCCTGTTACCTATTTTTGAGGGGAAACTACGTAAGCCTTATTCGGAACTCTGCTGGGACCTGCCCCGCCAGCAGTCGATTATCAGTGGTGACTGGAAAGCAATCCGACCACGCCAGCAGCCGACAAAGTGGGAACTCTACAATCTGAAAGACGACGGCACAGAGACCACTAACCTGGCAGCCCAACATCCGGAGAAAGTCGAGTCTTTATCCCGGAGGTATGCTGCCTGGCACAAACGTGTAAATGCGAAATAA